A DNA window from Hordeum vulgare subsp. vulgare chromosome 1H, MorexV3_pseudomolecules_assembly, whole genome shotgun sequence contains the following coding sequences:
- the LOC123406191 gene encoding 3-oxo-5-alpha-steroid 4-dehydrogenase 1, with product MWPPSLLPAVLYPPPASVFVTAMSVVSFASLASAGLSELRGQHMAYSKFWHVVSGQQQQQKKGGTGGALLSSRDGMLVAYAPALVAAAASFVVPGAVEGLRAELLAAALAVHFLKRVLEVLFIHRYSGNMPLNTALTISSSYLLSAITMIYAQHLAVGLPDPTTDLLYPGVLLFTVGIAGNFYHHYLLSQLRKGGDDDKGYKIPKGGLFEFVTCPHYLFEIIGFFGFAMISQTVYALAMASGTAAYLIGRSFATRRWYESKFEEFPTTIKALIPYIL from the exons ATGTGGCCGCCATCGCTGCTGCCCGCGGTGCTGTACCCGCCGCCGGCGTCGGTGTTCGTGACGGCGATGTCGGTGGTGTCGTTCGCGTCCCTGGCGTCCGCGGGCCTCTCGGAGCTCCGCGGCCAGCACATGGCCTACTCCAAGTTCTGGCACGTCGTCTCtggacagcagcagcagcagaagaagGGAGGCACGGGCGGCGCGCTGCTGTCGAGCCGAGACGGGATGCTGGTTGCCTACGCGCCGGCGCTAGTCGCCGCCGCCGCGTCCTTCGTCGTGCCGGGTGCAGTGGAAGGGCTGCGCGCGGAGCTCCTTGCCGCCGCGCTCGCCGTCCACTTCCTCAAGCGTGTCCTCGAG GTACTCTTCATCCACCGGTACAGTGGAAACATGCCACTCAACACGGCGCTCACCATCTCCTCCAGCTACCTGCTCAGCGCCATCACCATGATCTACGCACAGCACCTCGCCGTCGGACTCCCTGACCCTACAACCGATCTCCTCTACCCAGGCGTGCTCCTCTTCACCGTTGGCATCGCCGGCAATTTCTACCACCACTACCTCCTCTCGCAACTCAGGAAGGGAGGTGATGACGATAAGGGGTACAAGATCCCCAAGGGCGGGCTCTTCGAGTTCGTCACCTGCCCGCACTACCTCTTCGAGATCATCGGATTCTTCGGCTTTGCAATGATCTCGCAGACTGTTTATGCGCTCGCCATGGCCTCCGGCACGGCAGCGTACCTCATCGGCCGAAGCTTCGCCACCCGTAGATGGTACGAATCCAAGTTCGAGGAGTTCCCCACAACCATCAAGGCTTTGATACCCTATATCTTGTAG